From the Helicobacter mustelae genome, the window ATCGCCAACCAAATGGGGAGCATGATCAAGGTCACCGCTGCACCCATGATCGAAAAATCTGGGGATTTGGCCGCTATTATGACAAACCTCAGAGAGGGCGAGATTCTCTTCATCGATGAGATTCACCGATTAAGCCCTGCCATTGAGGAGATTCTCTACCCTGCGATGGAGGATTTTCGCTTAGATATTATCATTGGCTCAGGCCCTGCAGCCCAGACCATCAAGATTGACTTGCCTCGCTTCACGCTCATCGGGGCTACCACTCGTGCTGGGATGCTTAGCAATCCCTTGCGCGATCGCTTTGGCATGAGTTTTCGCATGGAATTTTATAGCATACAGGAGCTTTCTTTGATTATAGAGCGTGCTGCCAAGCGCTTGGATAAGAGGATAGAAAAAAATAGCGCAGATGAGATTGCCAAGCGCTCTAGGGGCACACCTAGGATCGCACTGCGTTTACTCAAGCGTGTGCGGGATTTTTCTGAAATCAAAAATGAAGAATGTATTTCCCATGCCACCACAATCTATGCGCTCAATGAATTAGGCATTAACACCCTTGGTTTTGATGCGCTGGATTTGCGCTATTTGGATATTTTGCGCAGCGCCAAGGGTAAGCCCATCGGGCTTTCTACTATCGCTGCGGCGATGAGCGAGGATGAGGGGACTATCGAGGAGGCCATAGAGCCCTATTTGCTTGCCAATGGCTATTTGGAGAAAACTGCAAGGGGAAGAATCGCCACGGACAAGATTTTTAACATTCTAAAATAAGGGCTTTCTTATTGGTTTGTGCTCTTGGTTTATGCTACTCTTTCAGGAGTAATCTTAAGGAGTCGCGATGAAAAAAATTGTTGTACTGGGCGCAGGATATGGATCTTTGGCATTTCTAAAAAGTCTGGATCAAACTGGTCTTGATGCGTATGAGGTGGTGTTAATTAGCAAGCAGGATTATCACTATACAAGCATTTTGCTTCATGAAGTGGCAAGTGGTGCGCGCGTAGATGTGAGATATCATCTCAGTGAGATTTTGCCGCGCAATATCATCACTATCAAAGACACAGTTGTGCGCATTGAGGAAAATGAGGTCATTGGGGAGAAGAAACATTATGCTTATGATTATCTCATCATTGGCCTGGGATTCCAGAGCGATACCTTTGGCATTCCTGGGATTAAGGAATTCACCACCCCCATCATCGATTTTGAAGGTGCACTAGCTCTCAGAGAGCAAATCTATGCACAAATCCGAAAATACAAGACCTCTAAAGATCCCCTAGATCTCAAATTTGTGATTTGCGGGGGTGGGTTTAGCGGGATTGAGACCATCGCATCCCTTGCCATCAATCTCAAAAAGGAATGCCAGAATCATGGTGTTGATCCTAGTTTGCTTGATCTCATTTGCATCGAGGCAATGCCAGAGATTCTACCAATGTTCCCACAAACTCTAGTTCAGGATGCAAAAAATTATCTACAGACCTTAGGTGTGAAGTTGGCAACGGGCTGCAAGATTTTGCGTTGTGAACAGAATAAAGTGGTGGTAGAGCGCACAGAGGGGGAGAGCAAGATTGAGGATGGTTTTGAGGCGGGAGTGATCATCTGGACTGCTGGGGTGAAGGGCAATGGGGTGGTAGAGAATTCTCCTTTTTTTACCTCAGGGCGCAGCAAAATAGAAGTGGATGCCTACCTCCAGCCAACCAACCAAGAGCATCAAGAAAAAATGCATAATATCTATGTGTTGGGAGATTGTGCCGCGCTAAAAGATCCTTCCAGTGGGAGATTTTATCCACCTACAGCTCAGATTGCTATGAAGCAGGGGGAGTATTTAGCCCAGGCATTTAGGAATAGGATTTTAGGTAGTGGGGGTGTGCAGGGATTTGCATACAAAAGTGAGGGCACCATTTGCTCTCTAGGAGAACATTATGCAATCGGAATTGTGGGAAGCAGGGAGTTCAAGGGTAAGATGGCAATCTATCTCAAAAGAATGATTGAAAAAAAATGGATTTTCAAAATCCTTGGCTATTTCAAGGGTCTTTTTCGATAGATTGGATGTGCCATTGGGCTTTGTGCGTGGAATTTTTGACACGCCAAGCGTTTTATGATTTTTTGTATACACTCTTTGCGGTTGATTTTGTGCACCTATTTTGCGCACATTGTGATGTGTGCCTTGCGTAGGGATTTTGTAAAGTGGCGTTGTGATTAGTGCACCTTTGCGGGGTTTTTGGAGCTTTGCCTTGGCATCCTTTGATTTTGTAAACGCAGGGTTTTTGCAAAAAGCGGCTACGGGGGGATTTGCAAGGAAGGCGGAGAAAATTTTTGGTTTTGTGCTATAATTAAACCCGCCTTTCTTCAGACTTATGCAATAGATTTTAGAGGCAACGCTTCAGGATGGGAACATAGCAGAGCACCGCTAGAATCTATGTGCCCTAAGGATCTGGAGGAAGGTTTTTTATGATTTTTGCTACAACCTCCTTCCTTGGTTCCTCCGCATTGATGACCATATCACATCTTTCTAAGTAGATTTTTTTTCGCATGTCATAGAGGGTTTTGGTTTTTTGCTTATTTTTAAAGAGTGGGCGTGTGATATTGCCATGAAGCCTGCTAGCAATGACCTCAAACCCTGCATCCAAAAAAATAACAAACCCCATCTTCCTTACATCAAAAAAAATGGGCATCCCTCCTCCAGTGGCGATGACATGGCCCCACAGCCCTGCATGCAGGGTGATGAAATTTCTCTCCAACTCTCGAAAAACCCCCTCTCCTTGCCTTGCAAAAATCTCTTTGATGCTGCAGCCTTTTTGGGACTCTATGAAAGAGTCTGAATCGATAAATTTCTTATCCAATGTTTCTGCGAGCATTTTGCCTATGGTGCTTTTGCCACTACCCATGAAGCCCGTGAGGATGATGTTATTGCGCACTTAAAATGCCTCCATCATCACTACTGCTGACCCTGCGATTAGAGGGGATGATATTATTGCACACTCAGGATATATCCATCATCACTGGGTGTGATCTCATATCGATAATGCCCATCCAAGGTGATGCTAATGCGGAAGAAATTCTTATGTGTGCTCATGGTAACAGAGGAGAAATATTTTTGCTTGAGATCTAATACTTCATCCCCATCGCTTGGATCCTTGCTTAGATCAATAATGATGCGGAAGGGTTCAGGTAGGATGAAATTGCGCAACATCTTGCGCTTGGTGGTGATGTAGAGCTTGCTATCCTTGGCAAAAAAGATCATTTTTTTGGTGGAGAAATACTGCGTATTTTCCTCTTTGTCGATAATGGCATCCCTTTGGGTAAGTGCTATGGGATAATGCCAATCAACACTCTTCTCGATAGGTAGGATTTTTTGCTCGATGCTGCCATCGATATTTTGATAGGTGATGGTGATGGATTTGAGGATTCTTGCTGTAGAGGGAAGTTTAAAATCAAAGCTTTCAAAATTTTTTTTGATATTATCCTCGCTGGTTTGAGAGTCCATATTGGGATCTACTGCCGATTCGAAGGGATTATCTCGTGCCACTGCCAAAAAAAATAATGCAAAAAGAGTAGTGAATATTCTTTTCATGGTTCCAATCCTTTGATTTCAAAAAGTTGTTTTCTTAGATTTGCGTTTTCATTTTTGAGAATGCGGATTTTATTTTTTAGCTCAGACTCTAAGCTTTTGTTTTCGAGTAATACGCGCATGGAGTATTTTCCATTGATTGTGATGGAAAAGAGATAAGAGCAAAATATTATGATCCCTACAAAATAGATAAGAAAAACACGACGATGATAGAGTGCTCTAAGAAACCT encodes:
- the ruvB gene encoding Holliday junction branch migration DNA helicase RuvB, which encodes MERHSLDSRLVNVERIDFEKKEENSLRPSAWEDYIGQERIKKNLDVFIRASLKRGECLDHILFFGPPGLGKTTLSHIIANQMGSMIKVTAAPMIEKSGDLAAIMTNLREGEILFIDEIHRLSPAIEEILYPAMEDFRLDIIIGSGPAAQTIKIDLPRFTLIGATTRAGMLSNPLRDRFGMSFRMEFYSIQELSLIIERAAKRLDKRIEKNSADEIAKRSRGTPRIALRLLKRVRDFSEIKNEECISHATTIYALNELGINTLGFDALDLRYLDILRSAKGKPIGLSTIAAAMSEDEGTIEEAIEPYLLANGYLEKTARGRIATDKIFNILK
- a CDS encoding NAD(P)/FAD-dependent oxidoreductase, encoding MKKIVVLGAGYGSLAFLKSLDQTGLDAYEVVLISKQDYHYTSILLHEVASGARVDVRYHLSEILPRNIITIKDTVVRIEENEVIGEKKHYAYDYLIIGLGFQSDTFGIPGIKEFTTPIIDFEGALALREQIYAQIRKYKTSKDPLDLKFVICGGGFSGIETIASLAINLKKECQNHGVDPSLLDLICIEAMPEILPMFPQTLVQDAKNYLQTLGVKLATGCKILRCEQNKVVVERTEGESKIEDGFEAGVIIWTAGVKGNGVVENSPFFTSGRSKIEVDAYLQPTNQEHQEKMHNIYVLGDCAALKDPSSGRFYPPTAQIAMKQGEYLAQAFRNRILGSGGVQGFAYKSEGTICSLGEHYAIGIVGSREFKGKMAIYLKRMIEKKWIFKILGYFKGLFR
- a CDS encoding AMIN domain-containing protein, yielding MKRIFTTLFALFFLAVARDNPFESAVDPNMDSQTSEDNIKKNFESFDFKLPSTARILKSITITYQNIDGSIEQKILPIEKSVDWHYPIALTQRDAIIDKEENTQYFSTKKMIFFAKDSKLYITTKRKMLRNFILPEPFRIIIDLSKDPSDGDEVLDLKQKYFSSVTMSTHKNFFRISITLDGHYRYEITPSDDGYILSVQ